CTTCCAGAAGGCCGCGTACTTGGCGCGCTCGGCCGCATCCTCGCTGGTGGCCAGCGCCTCCAGCATCGACAGCACGCGCTTGGTCGAGCCCTCGCGGATGGCCTTCACGTCGCGGCTTTCCTGCAGCAGCTCGCGACTGACATTGAGCGGCAGGTCGTTGGAATCGATCACGCCCTTGACGAAGCGCAGGTAGACCGGCATCAGCGCCTCGGCATCGTCCATGATGAAGACGCGCTTCACATAGAGCTTCACGCCGCCGCGCTTGTCGCGGTTCCACAGGTCGTAGGGCGCCTTGGCCGGGATGTAGAGCAACTGCGTGTACTCGCTGCGGCCCTCGACGCGGTTGTGCGTGTGGGCCAGCGGTGGCGTGCTGTCGTGGCTGAGCTGCTCGTAGAAGGCGTGGTAGTCGGCTTCGCTCAGCTCGGCCTTGGGTCGCGCCCACAGGGCGGCGGCCTTGTTGACGGTCTCCCACTCGTCGGCGACGGTCTGCGCGCCCTTCTCGGCATCCCAGATCTCCTTGCGCATCTGGATGGGCAGGGAGATGTGGTCGGAGTACTTGCCGACGATGGCAGCCAGCTTCCAGCGCGAGAGGAACTCGCCCGCATCCTCGCGCAGGTGCAGGATCACGTCGGTGCCGCGCGGCGCGCGCTCGATGGCCTCGACCTCGAAATCGCCGGTGCCCGCGCTGCTCCAGCGCACGCCCTGCGCGGCCGGCAGGCCGGCCCGGCGCGATTCCACCGTGATGCGGTCGGCGACGATGAAGCCCGAATAGAAGCCCACGCCGAACTGGCCGATCAGGCTGGCGTCCTTCTTCTTGTCGGCATCGAGCGCGGCCATGAACTCGCGGGTGCCGCTCTTGGCGATGGTGCCGAGGTGGGCGATGGCTTCGTCCGCGCTCAGGCCGATGCCGTTGTCGCTGATCGTGAGCGTGCGGGCCTCGGCATCGAAGGCGATACGGATGCGCAGCTCGCGGTCCTCGCCCCACTTGCTGTCGTCGGCCAGGGCCTCGAAGCGCAGCTTGTCGCAGGCGTCGGAGGCGTTGGAGACCAGCTCGCGCAGGAAGATCTCCTTGTTCGAGTACAAGGCATGGGTCACGAGGTGCAGCAACTGCTGGACCTCGGCCTGGAAGGCATGGGTGTGCTTGCTCATGAGGCGTGGGGCAGGGTCGCGAAGATCGAAAAGCCGCCCGTAGGCGCAGGCCGGCAGGGCCGCCGCGAACGGGCTTCCGGGTAACACCCAAGTAGATGGGGCGGGCCACCCGGCTTTCAAGGCCGGGGAACCACAGGCCCGCTGACGGCTCAGCCCATAAGCTCGCCGCCCCAGAAGAACAGAAGGAGACGCCATGCCCCAGCCCACCGACCGCCTGGCCGTGCCCCCCGAAGCCGCTGCATCGGCAAGCGGCCTGCCCGATCTGGCCCCGGCCGCTGAAGCCGCCGCCAGCGCCTGGCCGGCGAGTGCGGCCGGCGGCCTGGATGCCGCCGTGGCCGTGCCCGCCGAAGCCGCCCGCTGGACGCTGGACACCCTGCGCGACCTGGACCCGGTGCTCGGCCTGGCCGGCCTGGTCATCGTCGCCGTGCTGGCCGGCGATCTGGTGCAACGCCTGCTCAAGCTGCCGCGCCTGCTGGGCTGGATGGCCATCGGCCTGCTCGCCGGCCCGCCGGCCCTGCGCCTGATGGCGCCGGCCGATCTGGACCCCTGGAAGCCGCTGATCGACCTGGCCATGGGCGTGCTGCTCTTCGAGCTGGGCAGCCGGCTGCGGCCGCGCTGGCTGATCGACAACCCCGGCCTCGCGCTGCAGATCGGCGCCAGCGCCCTGGCCGCGGGCGGCCTGGTCGGCCTCAGCCTGGTCGCCCTGGGTGCACCGGCGGGCGCCTCGGCCCTGGTGGCGGCGGTGGCCATGAGCAGCTCGCCGCTGATCGCCATGGCCCTGCTGCATGCCAGCCAGCCGCGCGGCCAGGTGACCGAGCGCCTGCTGATGGCCAGCGCCTTCAGCAGCGTGCTGGCCGTGCTGGCGGTGCAGGCCCTGACCGTGCTGGCCCCGCCGCTGGTGGGCGGGGCCGGCGCGACGGCGGCCGAGAGCGGCTGGCTGCCGGCCCTGCTGCGGGCCGGCATGGTGCTCAGCGGCAGCGTGATGTTGGGCCTGGCTGCGGCGCTGGCCCTGGACGCCCTGACCCGACCGGTGCGCGATGCCGGCACCCATGCCGTGCTGCAACTGGCCATGCTGGTGGTGGCGGCCCTGCTGGCCGGCGGCTGGAAGTTCTCGCCCATGTTGACCCTGCTGGTGCTGGGCATGGCGGCGCGGGCGCGCATGGGCCACCGGCTCAGCGTTGCGCCCCAGCTCGGCAGCGCCGGGGCCGCGCTGGGCGTGCTGCTCTTCGTCAGCCTGGGCCTGCTGTCGACCCTGGACGGGCTGGCCACCGTCTGGCCCTGGGTGCTGGCCATCGTGCTGGCCCGCGCCCTGGGCCTGAGCCTGGGCGTGCTGGGCACGGCCCGGCTCAGCGGCCTGGGCTGGCGCCAGGCCGGCGCCCTGGCCCTGGCCCTGCAATCGATGACGCCCACCGCCCTGCTGCTGGGCCTGGGCAGCTATGCCTGGACCCTGGGCCGGGACGAGGCCGAGCAGGCCCTGTGGCAGGCGCTGATGATCGCCACCACGCTGATGCAGTTGCTGGGGCCGGTGCTGGGCCGCTTCGCCCTGGCCCAGGTGGCGGGCGAGGTCAGCCCGCCCGCCCGCAGCCCCGGCCCGCGCGCCGGGCCGCCGGCCAGCCCGGCCGTGCCGCCGGCGGCCAGCCCCGGGGCGGCCGGCCCCCTGCCCGCCGTTCCGCAGGCCGCTGCAGCGGGGCCGCTGCTCGGCGCGCCCGAGCGCCCGCCCACCCGCGCCTGAGCGCCCCCACCGGAGCCCCCGATGCCGCTGCAAGCCTTCACCTCCTCCGAGTCGCTGACCCTGGGCGTCGAGCTGGAACTTCAGATCGTCGCCACCCACGACTTCGACCTGGTCGCCCAGGCCGACGACCTGCTGCGCGAGACCGCCCGCCACACCGGCGCCTGGGACATCAAGCCCGAGATCACCCGCTCGATGATCGAGATCGGCAGCTCGATCCAGACCCGCCACGAAAGCCTGCGCGACGAGCTGCGCGACCTGCGCAGCCAGATCAGCGCCGCCGCGCGCAAGCTCAATGTGGCCATCGCCGGTGGCGGCACCCATCCCTTCCAGCACTGGAGCCAGCAGCAGATCACCGCCAGCGAGCGCTACCGCTACCTGTCGGATCTCTATGGCTACCTGGCCCAGCAGTTCACCGTCTTCGGCCAGCATGTGCATGTGGGCTGCCGCGACGGCGACCAGGCCCTGTGGCTGCTCCATGCCCTGAGCCGGTATGTGCCGCACTTCATCGCGCTGTCGGCCAGCTCGCCCTTCGTGCAGGGCGTGGACACCGGCTTCGACTCGGCGCGGCTGAACTCCGTCTTTGCCTTCCCGCTCTCGGGCCGCGCGCCCTTCGTGCGGAGCTGGGACGAGTTCGGCAGCTACTTCGACAAGATGACCGCCACCGGCGTCGTCCAGTCGATGAAGGACTTCTACTGGGACCTGCGGCCCAAGCCCGAATTCGGCACCATCGAGCTGCGCGTCTGCGACACGCCCTTGACGGTCGACAAGGCCGCCGCCCTCGCCTGCTACCTGCAATGCATCTGCCGCCAGTTGCTGGAGGAGCGGCCCCTGGAGCCGGCCGAGGACGACTACCTCGTCTATACCTTCAACCGCTTCCAGGCCTGCCGCTTCGGCCTGCGCGGCGAGTTCGTCGATCCCAAGACCAAGCAGCGCATGCGCCTGCGCGACGACATCCTGCGCACCCTCGTGCGCCTGGACGAGCATGCGCTCGACCTGCAGGCCCTGGAGGCCACGCAACTGCTGCGCGACAGCCTCTTCGAAGGCAACGATGCCGACCGCCTGCGCGCCCTGCATGCCAGCGGCTCGCCGCTGCCGGCCGTGGTGGAAGCCGCGGCGCAGCGCTGGATGCAGGCCTGAGGCCGGGCCCGCGGCGAACTCAGCCAGCCTCGGGCGCGAGCTTCAGGCCGACCCGGCCCAGCACGCCGAAATCCACCTCGACCCGGTCGCCCGGCGCGATGGCCAGCGGCTTCATGCAGGTGCCGGTGGTCACCAGGCTGCGCCGGCCCAGGCCCAGGCCCAGGGCCGAAAGCTCGTTGACCAGCCAGGTCAGCGCCAGGCGCGGGTCGTCCAGCACATTGGCGCCCTGGCCTTCGCGGTCGATCACGCAGGTTTCCTCGCCATCGACCTTGCGGAAGACCTGGCCGCGCACGCGGTGGGCCGCCAGGTCCAGGCTGCGCCAGTCGGCGCCCGCACCCGGCTCCGGGGCATCGCCCAGGGCATAGCGGCCGGCGCAGGCGTTGTCGGCCAGGAGCTGGGCCTCGCCGACCACGGTGAAGTCGGCAAAGCGCGAATCGGGCAGCTCGATCGAGGGATGCAGGCTGGCGACGGCGGCCATCACCTCGTCGACCGTGTAGTCGCTGGCGCGGGGCGGCAGGTCCCGGCCCATGTGGAAGGTGAACTCGGGCTCGGCCACGCGCATGCGGTTGCCGGCCAGAGGGAAGGTGTCGCCATCGCGGCCGATCTGGCCGCCGAGCAAGCGGCCGGCCAGCGGGCCGCTGACGTTGATGTGCCGCTGGCCCTCGATGCTGGTGGCGGCGAGCTTCCAGCCCAGCGGCACGCGGCCGGCGACCTCGGGCAGCAGGGCCTGGGCTTCGTAGCCCTCGGCCCGGCTGCTCGGGCGCTGGCCGGGGGGCAGGTGGTCCAGCACGGTGCCGGCTTGCCAGTGGGCCCAGATGCTGCGGGCGGCGGCGCGGGGGTCGAAGCTCATGCGCTGAGCCCGTCGACGGCGTCGGCTGCGGTCGCGGCGGCGGTCCAGGCCGGGGCGGCGCCCTCGGGCTTCGGCGCATGGCCGAGCCCATGCAGCCGCACCGGGGCCGGCTCGCCCGCCGCGGCGGGGCTGGCGCAGCCTTCCTCGTCCTCGTCGAAGGCCTTGTCGCCGGCGGCATCGGGCAGGCCGGTGGCCTGGAGCGTGGTGAAGGGGTAGAGCGCGCGGTCCTGCAAGTGCGAGGGCACGATGTTGCCCAGCGCGCGGGCCATGTTCTCCAGCCGGCCGGGATGCTCGCGCTCCCACGCCTTCAGCATGTAGCCCACCTGCTTGCGTTGCAGGTTCTCCTGGCTGCCGCAGAGGGTGCAGGGAATGATGGGGAAGTCGCGGTGCTGCGCCCAGGCGATCAGGTCGTGCTCGGGCACATAGGCCAGCGGGCGGATCACCACATGCCGGCCATCGTCGCTGACCAGCTTGGGCGGCATGCCCTTGAGCTTGGCGCCGAAGAACATGTTGAGGAAGAAGGTCGCCAGCATGTCGTCGCGGTGGTGGCCCAGCGCGATCTTGGTGGCGCCCAACTCGTCGGCCACGCGGTAGAGGATGCCGCGCCGCAGCCGCGAGCACAGGCTGCACAGGGTCTTGCCCTCGGGCACCAGGCGCTTGACGATGCTGTAGGTGTCCTGCTCCTCGATGTGGAAGTCCACGCCGCGTGACTGGAGGTAGGCCGGCAGCACATCCTCCGGGAAGCCGGGCTGCTTCTGGTCCAGGTTGACGGCGACCAGGCTGAAGTCCACCGGCGCGCGCTTCTGCAAGTTGATCAGGATGTCGAGCAGGGCATAGCTGTCCTTGCCGCCCGAGACGCAGACCATGACCTTGTCGCCGGCCTCGATCATGTTGAAGTCGCCGATGGCCTGGCCGACCAGGCGGTGCAGGCGCTTGCTGAGCTTGTTGGCCTCGAAATTCAGCTTGCGGCCCTCCGCGGTGCGCAGCACGGCCTCGGCGGCAGCGGCCGTGTCCTCGGGCGACAGGGAAAGTTCGGCGCTCATCGGCGGTCCTGGGTCGAACGGGAAGACGGGGGATGCGCGAGGCCAGGCCTCAGGCCGCGTCCTTGAACAGCATGACCTCCACGCCGACGGCACGGCTGTCGGCATAGACATCGGGCTTGGCGGTGGACAGGGCCACCGCCCGCACCTGCGGATGGGCCAGCAGGCGGCGGGCGATGTCGTCGCAGAGCGTCTCCTGCAAGCCGATGCGGCCCGCGGCGATGCGCTCGGCGATCACCGCGCGGATGAAATCGTAGTCGACCACCTCGTCGATGCGGTCGGCCTGCGGCGTGCTGGCGGCCAGCGGCACGAAGAGATCGACATGGAAGACCAGGCGCTGCGGCGCATGCTGCTCGAAGTCGTGGATGCCGATCTCGACCGCGCGCACATGCTCGCAGAGGAAGAGCCGGCGGCAGCCGGCCAGGCGCGGATCGCGCGCCCAGCTGGCCACGGCCGCATTGCCGGAGTGGATGGGCGGGGGGCTGCCTGCGGCGCTCATGCGTCCACCTCGTCGCCCATGGGCGTGGCGGGGGGGTGGGGGTTGGCCTCGCCGCGCACGAGGAAGATCACATCGCGCGGCTGGGCGCTCAGGTGCTGGCCGCCGTCGACCAGCAGGGTGGTGCCGGTCACGGCGCGGGCGCGCGCCAGGTAGACCACGGCCTCGGCGATGTCCTCGGCGCCCGAGGATCGGCCCAGCGGTGTCATGCGGTGAGCCTGCTCGAACTCGCCCAGGGTCATGGGGCCCGAGGGCAGGGTGACGCCCGGCGCCACGCCAACCACGCGCACCTCCGGCGCCAGGGCCTGGGCCAGCACCGTGGTGGCGGCCTCCAGTGCGGCCTTGCTGAGGGTGTAGCTGAGGTGGTCGGGGTTGGGGTTCCAGAGCTTCTGGTCGAGCAGGTGGACCATGCAGCCGCGCGGCGGCGGCGCGGCCGGCTCGGTCGTGCGCAGCAGTTCGGCGCGCTGGCGCAGGTGGGTGTGCAGGCCGCGCGCCAGCACGATGGCCGCGCCGGTGTTGACGCGGGCATGGCCTTCCAGCTCGGCATAGCCGAAGCTGGCCACCGTGTCGTGGCGGAAGCGCGAGGCGTTGTGCACGACCACGTCGATGCGCCCCAGGCGGTCGATCACCCGCGGCAGCAGGGCCACGGTGGCGGCTTCATCGTGCAGCTCGGCAATGAAGGCCTCGGCGCGCACGCCGAGGGCGCGCAGCTCGGCCAGCGCCTCGTCGGCGCCGGCCGGGTCGGGGCCGCGGTGGTGCAGGGCGATGTCGTGCCCGGCGCGGGCCAGGGCCAGGGCGATGCTGCGGCCCAGGCGGCGGGCGCCGCCGGTGATCAAGGCAACCGGGCGCTCGGCGGCGAGCTGCTGGGTGTGGAGGGTGGCGGCGAAGGGATGCATGGTCGACGGCAAGGCAGCACAGGCGGGGCCGGCGGCCCGCCGACAATGCCGCCATGCAGACCCCGCCCCGAACGCCCGGCAGTGTACGGAGCCCCTCCGAGCAGGCGGCCGCCGCGCCGGCAAAGCCCCGCCCCCAGGCCGGCGCCGACGCGCCACCGCCGCCCAGCCCGGCCAGCCTCGCCCTGGGCCGGCAGATTGCCCAAGCCGTGCAGGCCG
This window of the Piscinibacter lacus genome carries:
- the ttcA gene encoding tRNA 2-thiocytidine(32) synthetase TtcA, which produces MSAELSLSPEDTAAAAEAVLRTAEGRKLNFEANKLSKRLHRLVGQAIGDFNMIEAGDKVMVCVSGGKDSYALLDILINLQKRAPVDFSLVAVNLDQKQPGFPEDVLPAYLQSRGVDFHIEEQDTYSIVKRLVPEGKTLCSLCSRLRRGILYRVADELGATKIALGHHRDDMLATFFLNMFFGAKLKGMPPKLVSDDGRHVVIRPLAYVPEHDLIAWAQHRDFPIIPCTLCGSQENLQRKQVGYMLKAWEREHPGRLENMARALGNIVPSHLQDRALYPFTTLQATGLPDAAGDKAFDEDEEGCASPAAAGEPAPVRLHGLGHAPKPEGAAPAWTAAATAADAVDGLSA
- a CDS encoding cation:proton antiporter; amino-acid sequence: MPQPTDRLAVPPEAAASASGLPDLAPAAEAAASAWPASAAGGLDAAVAVPAEAARWTLDTLRDLDPVLGLAGLVIVAVLAGDLVQRLLKLPRLLGWMAIGLLAGPPALRLMAPADLDPWKPLIDLAMGVLLFELGSRLRPRWLIDNPGLALQIGASALAAGGLVGLSLVALGAPAGASALVAAVAMSSSPLIAMALLHASQPRGQVTERLLMASAFSSVLAVLAVQALTVLAPPLVGGAGATAAESGWLPALLRAGMVLSGSVMLGLAAALALDALTRPVRDAGTHAVLQLAMLVVAALLAGGWKFSPMLTLLVLGMAARARMGHRLSVAPQLGSAGAALGVLLFVSLGLLSTLDGLATVWPWVLAIVLARALGLSLGVLGTARLSGLGWRQAGALALALQSMTPTALLLGLGSYAWTLGRDEAEQALWQALMIATTLMQLLGPVLGRFALAQVAGEVSPPARSPGPRAGPPASPAVPPAASPGAAGPLPAVPQAAAAGPLLGAPERPPTRA
- a CDS encoding 2-keto-4-pentenoate hydratase gives rise to the protein MSFDPRAAARSIWAHWQAGTVLDHLPPGQRPSSRAEGYEAQALLPEVAGRVPLGWKLAATSIEGQRHINVSGPLAGRLLGGQIGRDGDTFPLAGNRMRVAEPEFTFHMGRDLPPRASDYTVDEVMAAVASLHPSIELPDSRFADFTVVGEAQLLADNACAGRYALGDAPEPGAGADWRSLDLAAHRVRGQVFRKVDGEETCVIDREGQGANVLDDPRLALTWLVNELSALGLGLGRRSLVTTGTCMKPLAIAPGDRVEVDFGVLGRVGLKLAPEAG
- the htpG gene encoding molecular chaperone HtpG; the protein is MSKHTHAFQAEVQQLLHLVTHALYSNKEIFLRELVSNASDACDKLRFEALADDSKWGEDRELRIRIAFDAEARTLTISDNGIGLSADEAIAHLGTIAKSGTREFMAALDADKKKDASLIGQFGVGFYSGFIVADRITVESRRAGLPAAQGVRWSSAGTGDFEVEAIERAPRGTDVILHLREDAGEFLSRWKLAAIVGKYSDHISLPIQMRKEIWDAEKGAQTVADEWETVNKAAALWARPKAELSEADYHAFYEQLSHDSTPPLAHTHNRVEGRSEYTQLLYIPAKAPYDLWNRDKRGGVKLYVKRVFIMDDAEALMPVYLRFVKGVIDSNDLPLNVSRELLQESRDVKAIREGSTKRVLSMLEALATSEDAAERAKYAAFWKDFGAVLKEGIGEDYANQERLAKLLRFASTQAEEGVSLADYVARMKEGQEAIYVLTADSLAAAQGSPQLEVFRKKGIEVLLLTDRVDEWLLSHLHEFEGKPLQSVAKGAVDLGKLADEAEKQQAEAAAEAARPLVEQLKAALTERAKDVRVTTRLVESPACLVSEEGDMSGHLARLLKQAGQDAPPFRPVLEVNPEHALLKKLDTLREDGTRFGDLAQILFDQAWLAEGGQLEDPAAYVRRVNALLSA
- a CDS encoding YbdK family carboxylate-amine ligase, producing the protein MPLQAFTSSESLTLGVELELQIVATHDFDLVAQADDLLRETARHTGAWDIKPEITRSMIEIGSSIQTRHESLRDELRDLRSQISAAARKLNVAIAGGGTHPFQHWSQQQITASERYRYLSDLYGYLAQQFTVFGQHVHVGCRDGDQALWLLHALSRYVPHFIALSASSPFVQGVDTGFDSARLNSVFAFPLSGRAPFVRSWDEFGSYFDKMTATGVVQSMKDFYWDLRPKPEFGTIELRVCDTPLTVDKAAALACYLQCICRQLLEERPLEPAEDDYLVYTFNRFQACRFGLRGEFVDPKTKQRMRLRDDILRTLVRLDEHALDLQALEATQLLRDSLFEGNDADRLRALHASGSPLPAVVEAAAQRWMQA
- a CDS encoding dihydroneopterin aldolase, producing MSAAGSPPPIHSGNAAVASWARDPRLAGCRRLFLCEHVRAVEIGIHDFEQHAPQRLVFHVDLFVPLAASTPQADRIDEVVDYDFIRAVIAERIAAGRIGLQETLCDDIARRLLAHPQVRAVALSTAKPDVYADSRAVGVEVMLFKDAA
- a CDS encoding SDR family oxidoreductase — protein: MHPFAATLHTQQLAAERPVALITGGARRLGRSIALALARAGHDIALHHRGPDPAGADEALAELRALGVRAEAFIAELHDEAATVALLPRVIDRLGRIDVVVHNASRFRHDTVASFGYAELEGHARVNTGAAIVLARGLHTHLRQRAELLRTTEPAAPPPRGCMVHLLDQKLWNPNPDHLSYTLSKAALEAATTVLAQALAPEVRVVGVAPGVTLPSGPMTLGEFEQAHRMTPLGRSSGAEDIAEAVVYLARARAVTGTTLLVDGGQHLSAQPRDVIFLVRGEANPHPPATPMGDEVDA